One stretch of Catellicoccus marimammalium M35/04/3 DNA includes these proteins:
- a CDS encoding shikimate kinase — MAKKIYLVGFMGVGKTSIGSRLAKKLRWAVYDLDQVFEEQEKMSINDYVEKYGFPAFREKETELLHQTEEKTEDTIIITGGGIIEREENRLFLKKQTVIYLRNSFSLIYHRLKRYDDGKRPLFLQSTKDELQKKYQARLPLYEEVATYTLRQKKKTIAEQVQECMIWLKKCEGIL, encoded by the coding sequence ATGGCAAAGAAAATTTACTTAGTCGGTTTTATGGGAGTAGGGAAGACTAGCATTGGCTCTCGCTTAGCGAAAAAATTACGTTGGGCAGTGTATGACCTAGATCAAGTTTTCGAAGAGCAAGAAAAAATGAGTATCAATGATTATGTAGAAAAATATGGATTTCCAGCTTTTCGAGAGAAAGAAACCGAATTATTACATCAAACAGAAGAAAAAACAGAGGATACAATCATCATTACAGGTGGTGGAATTATTGAAAGAGAGGAAAATCGTTTATTTTTAAAAAAACAAACGGTAATTTATTTACGAAATTCTTTTTCTTTAATTTATCATCGTTTGAAACGTTATGATGATGGAAAGCGTCCTTTATTTTTACAAAGTACAAAAGATGAATTACAAAAAAAGTATCAAGCACGTTTACCTTTATATGAGGAGGTAGCTACGTATACTTTAAGACAAAAGAAAAAAACAATAGCAGAGCAAGTACAAGAATGCATGATTTGGCTTAAGAAATGTGAGGGAATACTTTGA
- a CDS encoding DegV family protein, with the protein MKIAIVTDSTAVLKEETKNSDCLRVVTVPLIIDGVEQNDLAPAEYYEKLKHTKNFPSTAQPSIGEMANIYESLAQEGYDEVISIHISSGISGFCNTLKANIDDLSPIPVHIFDSLSTSLPMGAMVDSAVEKAKTGEDAASILDWLEKMRIAQCIYLVVDDLQHLVRTGRLSNGTALIGSLLQIKPILKFDEEGKIVLFKKVRTAKKAYKEAIDLVLEELELYKMKGWVPEIGIAHTNIEDRAADYAKILEEKTGYPVRIVDLGNVIGTHTGEKTLGFGIMRKA; encoded by the coding sequence TTGAAAATTGCAATTGTAACAGATAGTACAGCTGTTCTAAAAGAAGAAACAAAAAATAGTGATTGTTTACGTGTAGTAACAGTCCCATTAATTATTGACGGAGTAGAGCAAAATGATTTGGCACCTGCGGAATATTATGAAAAATTAAAGCATACAAAGAATTTTCCAAGTACCGCTCAGCCAAGTATTGGGGAAATGGCAAATATTTATGAATCATTAGCGCAAGAAGGATATGATGAAGTAATTAGTATTCATATTTCATCTGGGATTTCTGGATTTTGCAATACATTAAAAGCAAATATCGATGATTTAAGTCCAATTCCAGTACACATTTTTGACTCCTTATCTACGAGTCTACCAATGGGAGCAATGGTGGATTCTGCTGTAGAAAAAGCAAAAACAGGAGAAGATGCAGCAAGTATTTTAGATTGGTTAGAAAAAATGCGTATTGCTCAATGTATTTACTTAGTAGTAGATGATTTACAACATTTAGTTCGTACTGGACGCTTGAGCAATGGTACTGCTTTAATCGGAAGTTTATTACAAATCAAACCGATTTTGAAATTTGATGAAGAGGGCAAAATCGTTCTTTTCAAAAAAGTACGTACAGCGAAAAAAGCATATAAAGAAGCTATTGATTTAGTATTGGAAGAATTAGAATTATACAAGATGAAAGGTTGGGTACCTGAGATTGGGATTGCTCATACAAATATTGAAGATCGAGCAGCAGATTATGCTAAAATTTTAGAAGAAAAAACAGGATACCCTGTTCGTATTGTAGATTTAGGAAATGTTATTGGTACGCATACTGGTGAAAAAACATTAGGTTTTGGGATTATGCGTAAAGCATAG
- a CDS encoding universal stress protein, whose protein sequence is MSKYKNILIAIDGSEMSDAVMEAAKEIIHEDSNVYVETIVDYPGTLGAINEDAIIESDYEKAEKDLAEIIARHPDLKLLVKSFVAEVQVGNPHKMLAREIPDELGIDVIVIGKTTKTSLMDKIFIGSTAKAIVADARCDVIVVKTM, encoded by the coding sequence ATGAGTAAATATAAAAATATATTGATTGCCATTGATGGATCTGAAATGTCTGATGCTGTTATGGAAGCAGCAAAAGAAATTATCCATGAAGATTCTAATGTTTATGTAGAGACAATCGTTGATTATCCTGGAACCTTAGGAGCAATTAACGAAGATGCAATCATCGAATCGGATTATGAAAAAGCAGAGAAAGACTTGGCTGAGATTATTGCTCGTCACCCAGATTTAAAATTACTAGTGAAGAGTTTTGTCGCTGAAGTCCAAGTAGGAAATCCACACAAAATGTTAGCAAGAGAAATTCCTGATGAACTAGGGATTGATGTAATTGTGATTGGGAAGACTACAAAGACTTCTTTAATGGATAAAATCTTTATCGGTAGTACTGCAAAAGCAATTGTTGCGGATGCAAGATGTGATGTTATTGTTGTAAAGACAATGTAG
- a CDS encoding DUF5776 domain-containing protein, which produces MEKKEFIVLPKSGVASIDYHKLAEEVSYVIVPIQDGLDHETHAEKEIIQGLKSVGLPFGISATFNSTEEHDARDEAVRYYKRAEGLGVENQQWFFVEVEAETMPTMRNGVNHFVRVLRENGVERVGLRIKKNVMKKAMLDLNMFDVVDAIEPNEEAHHIENHLFHNPGMHEFTEDSHVSALPVHVTEGHCENGFNIHSLVNARVCDAFYKKAPYEVKVLDTIPFYEDAELTKEKGTYETGQLLQLKGIHSCEGHRAALETKEGTWVLADRNLLASTYYQCECLVGKEIEAKVPVTVYSAAEFDDQNRMDEYHAGKQLKIVGLAHAHSGEPRFEINEKKDGHPLYVTASKEVFTVLDK; this is translated from the coding sequence ATGGAAAAGAAAGAATTTATTGTTTTACCAAAAAGTGGAGTCGCATCTATTGATTATCACAAACTAGCAGAAGAAGTTTCTTATGTAATTGTTCCTATCCAAGATGGATTAGATCATGAAACTCATGCTGAAAAAGAAATCATTCAAGGTTTGAAAAGTGTAGGATTACCTTTTGGGATAAGTGCAACTTTCAACTCTACAGAAGAACATGATGCACGCGATGAAGCAGTTCGTTATTACAAACGTGCTGAAGGATTAGGTGTAGAAAATCAACAATGGTTCTTCGTAGAAGTCGAAGCAGAAACAATGCCTACCATGCGTAATGGTGTAAATCATTTTGTACGTGTTTTACGTGAAAACGGAGTAGAACGTGTCGGTTTACGTATTAAGAAAAACGTAATGAAAAAAGCAATGTTAGACTTAAATATGTTTGATGTTGTAGATGCAATTGAACCTAATGAAGAAGCACATCATATTGAAAATCATTTGTTCCACAATCCAGGAATGCATGAATTTACAGAGGATAGTCATGTATCTGCTTTACCTGTACATGTAACAGAAGGTCATTGTGAAAATGGATTTAACATTCATTCTTTAGTTAATGCCCGTGTTTGCGATGCATTTTATAAAAAAGCACCTTATGAAGTGAAGGTATTGGATACAATTCCTTTCTATGAAGATGCGGAATTAACAAAAGAAAAAGGAACTTATGAAACAGGTCAATTATTACAATTGAAAGGTATCCATAGTTGTGAAGGACACCGTGCTGCTTTAGAAACAAAAGAAGGAACGTGGGTTTTAGCTGACCGTAACTTGTTAGCTTCTACTTACTATCAATGCGAATGCCTAGTAGGTAAAGAAATTGAAGCAAAAGTTCCTGTAACGGTTTATTCTGCAGCAGAATTTGATGATCAAAATCGCATGGATGAATATCATGCTGGAAAACAATTGAAAATTGTTGGATTAGCTCATGCTCATTCTGGAGAACCACGCTTTGAAATTAATGAAAAGAAAGATGGTCATCCATTATACGTTACAGCAAGCAAAGAAGTATTCACAGTATTAGATAAATAG
- a CDS encoding DUF2829 domain-containing protein, protein MTFEEMLPGLKAGKKMVRTNWEGTELWVELVPATTYHGETMNPYFVIKTEDEAFSVWEPTSCDVLATDWAEVHD, encoded by the coding sequence ATGACTTTTGAAGAAATGTTACCTGGATTAAAAGCAGGCAAAAAAATGGTTCGTACAAATTGGGAAGGTACAGAATTATGGGTGGAGTTAGTTCCAGCAACTACTTATCACGGGGAAACAATGAATCCCTATTTTGTAATCAAAACAGAAGACGAAGCCTTTAGCGTTTGGGAACCCACAAGTTGTGATGTATTAGCTACAGATTGGGCGGAAGTTCATGACTAA